GCTGCGGCAGCCAGCGTACCGGGCGATGCCTTGGCGGTGCGCGGGTTTCTCAAGGAGCGCCTGGATGTGTTTGGCCTGCGCTCAGCCGACAACACACCCAACGGCCTGATCACCGGCTACTACGAGCCGGTCTACCCCGGCAGCCTGACCGAGACCGCCACCGCCCACGTGCCGGTGTACGGTGTGCCGGATGATCTGATTATCGTCAACCTGGAAGCCATCTATCCCGAGCTCAAGGGCAAACGCCTGCGCGGCCGCCTGGAGGGCCGCGTACTCAAGCCGTATGACGATGCCAGCACCATCAACGGCCAGGGCTCGACCGCCAAACCCATCGCCTGGCTGACCGACCCAATGGACCTGCAGTTCCTGCAGATCCAGGGCTCCGGGCGCATTCAACTGGCCGGTGGGCGTCAACTGCGCGTGGGTTATGGCGACCAGAACGGCTATCCCTACCGCCCTATCGGCCGCTGGCTGGTCGAGCAAGGCGAGTTGAAGAAGGAAGAGGTGAGCATGGGCGCCATCAGCGCCTGGGCCAAGGCACATCCGCAGCGCATTCCGGAACTGCTGGCGAGCAACCCCAGCTATGTGTTCTTCAGCGCCCGCCCCGACAGCAATGAAGGGCCGCGCGGTTCGCTGAACGTGCCATTGACTGCGGGTTACAGCGTGGCGGTGGACCGCAAGGTGATTCCGCTGGGGAGTTTGTTGTGGCTGTCGACCACCAAACCTGACGGTTCAGCGCTTACCAGGCCCGTCGCAGCCCAGGACACCGGGGGCGCAATCACCGGCGAAGTGCGCGCAGACTTGTTCTGGGGCACGGGCACCGCAGCGGGCGATCTGGCAGGAAACATGAAGCAACAGGGACAGATCTGGATGCTGTGGCCCAAGGGTATGGCGCTGCCACAAGTGCCGGATGCACCCAGCGGAACCTGACAGATACTGAAGATCACATGTGGGAGGGGGCTTGTCCCTGCCTCATTGATGATCGTTCCATACGCTCTGCGTGGGAATGCGGCCCTGGACGCTCCGCGTCCGCCATAAAAGGCGAGACGCAGAGCGTCTCAGCAGGCATTCCCACGCGGAGCGCGGGAACGATCAGAGAAGGCGCCGTTTTCAGATCGAGACGAAGAAGAAGCTCGCGATCAGCGCCATCCCCACGACCCACACCAGCGAACGCAGCAGCGCCCAGTCCGCCAGGTAGCAAATGATGTAGAGCAGGCGGCTGGTGATGAACAGCACCGCCAGCACATTGATCGTCACCAGATCGGCGGTACCGGCCAGGTGAGCGATGATCACTGCCGCGGCAAAGGCCGGGGTGACTTCAAAGCCGTTGAGTTGCGCGTTGTGGGCGCGCTTGGAGACACCTTCGACCGTTTCCAGGAATGCACGCGGGTCGTGGTTATGTTTGGGCCCGAACTTGCCTTCGCTGAACTTGGCCACACCGGTACACAGGTACGGCAGAAAAATGGCGATCAACACACACCAGAAAGCTACGGTCATCAGTCATTCCCTTTTTTGGTTTTATCAAGGCAGTCAGGGCTTCATTACCCATGTGCCGATCGGCGCGAACCCTCAAGCTATGAGCCGTGTTCGGTTGAAAGGTTCTTTCGCACAAGGGCACCTGTTTATACTAAACAACGTCTCGACGCACGCTGTGCGCCTACATTCCCCCGCCCCAAGGACCCCGGATGCTTGAGCTTGTCGCCGCTTTCATTTGCCTCACCACCCTGCTCACTTATGTCAATTTCCGTTTTATAGGCCTGCCGCCCACCATCGGCGTAATGGTCACTGCGCTGCTGTTTTCGCTGATCCTGCAAGGCCTGAGTTTTATCGGCTATCCCGGTCTGGAAGAGCACATTCAGCAACTGATCGGGCAGATCGACTTCGGCGATTTGCTGATGAACTGGATGCTCTCGTTCCTGCTGTTCGCCGGCGCGTTGCACGTCAACTTGAGCGACCTGCGCAGCTACCGCTGGCCCATCGGACTGCTGGCGACCTTTGGCGTACTGATCGCCACCGTGGTGATCGGCAGCCTGGCGTACTACATCTTCGCCCTGTTCGGCTGGCACGTGAGCTTCCTGTATTGCCTGCTGTTCGGCGCGCTGATCTCGCCGACCGACCCGATTGCGGTGCTGGGCGTGCTGCGTACGGCCAATGCCTCAAAACCGCTTAAAACCACCATCGTCGGCGAATCGCTGTTCAACGACGGCACGGCGGTGGTGGTGTTTACCGTCCTGCTGGGCATCGCGCAGTTGGGTGAAACACCGACGGTGGGCGCCACGGCCATGCTGTTCGCCCACGAGGCGATTGGCGGCGTGGTGTTCGGTGGGCTGATCGGCTACCTCGTGTACCTGATGATCAAGAGCATCGAGCAATACCAGATCGAAGTCATGCTGACCCTGGCGCTGGTGATCGGCGGCTCGGCGATGGCGACCGAATTGCACGTCTCTGCACCGATTGCGATGGTGGTGGCGGGGCTGATCATCGGCAACCTGGGCCGCAAGCTGGCAATGAACGACATGACTCGGCGCTATCTGGACGGTTTCTGGGAGTTGCTCGACGACATGCTCAACGCCCTGCTGTTTGCGCTGATCGGCATGGAACTGCTGCTGTTGCCGTTCAACTGGCTGCACGTACTGGCAGCCAGCTTGCTGGCCGTGGCGATCCTGCTGTCGCGCCTGCTGACCGTGGCCCCGGCGATTCTGCTGCTGCGGCGCTGGCGCACGGTACCCCGTGGCACCATCCGCATCCTGACCTGGGGCGGTTTGCGCGGCGGCGTCTCAGTCGCGCTGGCGCTGGCGTTGCCCCTGGGCCCGGAACGCGACCTGCTGCTGAGCATCACCTATATCGTGGTGCTCTCGTCGATCCTGCTCCAGGGCTTGAGCATCGGCAGGCTGGTCAAGCGCGTGACCCAGGGCGAAACCGAGACCACGCCCGCGACTCACTGATCCTTTTCGCCGGGCTGCGGATGCCTCGGATCCGCAGCTTTGCCCGGCAAGCTGCCCTCGCTGCGGATCTGCGCATGGCTGATCAACGCAAAGATGAAACTGCCACCGATGATATTGCCGGCCAGGGTCGGGCCGGCGAATATCAGCCAGAAGTCATGCCAGGACAGTTCGCCAGCAAACACCAGGTATGACACTTCCGCCGAGCCCACCACGATGTGAGTGAAGTCGCCCAGGGCCATCAGATAAGTGATCAGGATGATGATCCACATCTTGGCGCTTTCCATCGACGGGATCATCCACACCATGGTGGCGATCATCCAGCCGGAGACGATGCCCTTGGCGAACATCTGGCCGGCGTCGTTTTCCATGATCTTGCGCCCGATGTCCAGGAAGGCTATGTCGGTCTTGGTGTCGAAAATCGGCAGGTGCAGCATGACGTAGGCCACCAGCAACGTGCCACACAGGTTGCCGACGAGCACTACCGTCCAGAGCCGCAACAGGCGCCCGGCATTGGCCAGGGTCGGCTTGCTCATCACCGGCAACACGGCGGTGAGGG
This region of Pseudomonas sp. MUP55 genomic DNA includes:
- a CDS encoding murein transglycosylase A — encoded protein: MNVNWKPWSRLAWALPMIALLAGCDLGKDAGKETAKEEPVKPHAVATYVSAPWEALPAVSDSDLLAGFESWRSACQRLKADPIWGATCAAAASVPGDALAVRGFLKERLDVFGLRSADNTPNGLITGYYEPVYPGSLTETATAHVPVYGVPDDLIIVNLEAIYPELKGKRLRGRLEGRVLKPYDDASTINGQGSTAKPIAWLTDPMDLQFLQIQGSGRIQLAGGRQLRVGYGDQNGYPYRPIGRWLVEQGELKKEEVSMGAISAWAKAHPQRIPELLASNPSYVFFSARPDSNEGPRGSLNVPLTAGYSVAVDRKVIPLGSLLWLSTTKPDGSALTRPVAAQDTGGAITGEVRADLFWGTGTAAGDLAGNMKQQGQIWMLWPKGMALPQVPDAPSGT
- a CDS encoding formate/nitrite transporter family protein gives rise to the protein MATDEAGKTPNLSHEEQKDVDKNQPPRAAVLHEIIRTQGDQELERSVAALWWSALAAGLTMGLSLMAMGLLNSRLPDGEAFKVIASFGYCAGFLAVILARQQLFTENTLTAVLPVMSKPTLANAGRLLRLWTVVLVGNLCGTLLVAYVMLHLPIFDTKTDIAFLDIGRKIMENDAGQMFAKGIVSGWMIATMVWMIPSMESAKMWIIILITYLMALGDFTHIVVGSAEVSYLVFAGELSWHDFWLIFAGPTLAGNIIGGSFIFALISHAQIRSEGSLPGKAADPRHPQPGEKDQ
- a CDS encoding sodium:proton antiporter, translated to MLELVAAFICLTTLLTYVNFRFIGLPPTIGVMVTALLFSLILQGLSFIGYPGLEEHIQQLIGQIDFGDLLMNWMLSFLLFAGALHVNLSDLRSYRWPIGLLATFGVLIATVVIGSLAYYIFALFGWHVSFLYCLLFGALISPTDPIAVLGVLRTANASKPLKTTIVGESLFNDGTAVVVFTVLLGIAQLGETPTVGATAMLFAHEAIGGVVFGGLIGYLVYLMIKSIEQYQIEVMLTLALVIGGSAMATELHVSAPIAMVVAGLIIGNLGRKLAMNDMTRRYLDGFWELLDDMLNALLFALIGMELLLLPFNWLHVLAASLLAVAILLSRLLTVAPAILLLRRWRTVPRGTIRILTWGGLRGGVSVALALALPLGPERDLLLSITYIVVLSSILLQGLSIGRLVKRVTQGETETTPATH
- a CDS encoding MAPEG family protein; translation: MTVAFWCVLIAIFLPYLCTGVAKFSEGKFGPKHNHDPRAFLETVEGVSKRAHNAQLNGFEVTPAFAAAVIIAHLAGTADLVTINVLAVLFITSRLLYIICYLADWALLRSLVWVVGMALIASFFFVSI